The Acidimicrobiia bacterium genome contains the following window.
CCGCATCGCGAGGCGGTCCGGGTGCCGGGACTGAGGTGTTACGTGGTCAACTGGCCAGATTGGGATCAGCTGCCAGGTGCCCCTGATGGTCGGCGGATGGGTTGTCGGGGAGTCCGGATGCTGCGGTGCGGCGAGGACCTTAGGCGCTCAAGGGCCCTGGCAGGCGAAAGCGGCCGTCAGGTTCCGGGGGGAAGTCCCATACGCCAACTACGGCATCTTTTGGCAAGGGACCGTAGATGTGGGGGTATTCGATACCGGCGCCGTAGCTGTCCTCGAACAAAATGGGGTGTTCGATCTGGTCGGCTTCGATGGCGAGAACGACCAGGCCCGATTGCCCGGTGTAGAGGGCATTGGCGGGACCGAGGATGCTCCGACGGGTGGAGCAATGGATGAACCCTTCGCTGGCTAACGAATCCGGAACGTACTGGTCATCGACCGCTGCCCAGTCGGTGCTTGACACGATGTGCAATAGCCCTTCTTCGTGTGCGCGGAGCCGGGCAGCCGATTCATCGAGGGCAGCTTGTTTGATGTCGGCCGGGACCTCGTTCCATGGCAGGTGAAGTTCCGCCCCGAGCAGGGCATACAACATGAGCTTCGAGACGTTGCCTGCCAGCACACATCGCACGTAGGAACGGACCGGACCCAATTCGTCGAGCTGCGCCTCGTTCATGATGCCGGCGAGTGACAGAACTTCTGCTGATTTCGGGCCAAGGTTGGGGAGCCCGGTAACCATGTTCTACTCTTTATTTGCGAGTGGAGTGACCCGGAAGACCTCGGGAGCCGCCGCTCCGAATTCCCGCACCTTGCCGCGAGCTTCGGTCATACGGGGTCCGCGAGCATGGACCGATAGGGCGTCTTCGTCGTCGTAGACCTCGTAGAACCAGAAGGTCGCTGGGTCGTTGTCCTGTCGATGGGCGGCATATACCCGCAGGCCGGGCTCCTCTTCGGAAGCTGCGACGAGGCCCGTTAGGGCTTCGGCCATTTCTTCCCCAGATCCGGGTTTGGCGATGATTCTTGCGAACAGAACGATGTCAGACATGATGCCCATCCTATCGCAGGGTCGCACGGTAAGACCCGCCGGCATTCGGGAGCGACTACCCTTTACTGCTTGCCGTTGTACAGGGAGCTAGAAGACCATGCCAACCCCCCACATTTCTGCTGAAAAGGGCGCTTTCGCAGAGGCCGTTCTACTACCGGGCGATCCGCTCCGCGCCCAGTTCATCGCCGAGAACTTTCTTGAAGATGCCGTGCAGGTCAATGCCGTACGGAACATGCTCGGTTTCACAGGAACGTACAACGGGGTTCCGGTCTCGGTGATGGGGACTGGCATGGGCATTCCATCGGCATCGATTTATGCGACCGAGCTGATCAAGGATTATGACGTCAAACGCCTGGTTCGGGTTGGCAGCTGCGGGGCCATATCGACCAGGGTCAACATCCGTGACATTGTCATCGCTATCGGAGCTTGCACCGATTCGGCCGTAAACCGTGCCCGATACGGAGGCTGGGACTTCGCAGCCACGGCTGATTTTGAGCTCGCCAGGGCCGCGGTCGATGCGGCTGAGGCAGCCGGCAAAACGGTCCATGTTGGCAATGTTCACTCGGCCGACCTGTTCTACAACCCGACGTCCCATGTGTGGGATACGCTTGAGAACATGAACGTAATGGCGGTTGAGATGGAGGCCGCCGGTCTCTATGGCGTGGCAGCCGAGTATGGTGCCAGAGCTCTGACGATCGCAACGGTCTCCGACCACATTCGCACCGGTGAAGCGACGACGAGTGAAGAACGCCAGTCGACCTTTGGTGACATGATCAGCGTCGCCCTCGATGCCCTCAGTCGAGATCGAGGGTAGGAACCCATCGGGGACGGACCGGGGTCCGTCCCCTTCAAATAGTCGGTTTACTTAACCGTCCAGGTCCCCAAGGACCGGATCAGGTCGTCGATGTTTCCCTCGCCTTTGGTGGCCTTGGCACTGGCAAGCTGAGCGC
Protein-coding sequences here:
- a CDS encoding DUF952 domain-containing protein gives rise to the protein MLYALLGAELHLPWNEVPADIKQAALDESAARLRAHEEGLLHIVSSTDWAAVDDQYVPDSLASEGFIHCSTRRSILGPANALYTGQSGLVVLAIEADQIEHPILFEDSYGAGIEYPHIYGPLPKDAVVGVWDFPPEPDGRFRLPGPLSA
- a CDS encoding antibiotic biosynthesis monooxygenase; the protein is MSDIVLFARIIAKPGSGEEMAEALTGLVAASEEEPGLRVYAAHRQDNDPATFWFYEVYDDEDALSVHARGPRMTEARGKVREFGAAAPEVFRVTPLANKE
- the deoD gene encoding purine-nucleoside phosphorylase, with the translated sequence MPTPHISAEKGAFAEAVLLPGDPLRAQFIAENFLEDAVQVNAVRNMLGFTGTYNGVPVSVMGTGMGIPSASIYATELIKDYDVKRLVRVGSCGAISTRVNIRDIVIAIGACTDSAVNRARYGGWDFAATADFELARAAVDAAEAAGKTVHVGNVHSADLFYNPTSHVWDTLENMNVMAVEMEAAGLYGVAAEYGARALTIATVSDHIRTGEATTSEERQSTFGDMISVALDALSRDRG